The Osmia bicornis bicornis unplaced genomic scaffold, iOsmBic2.1, whole genome shotgun sequence genome segment GCGGGTCGATAAGAATTTGGCGATACATTTTCTCCACGTCCGCGGTGTACACGAATTGAAACTGACGCCATCGAATTAATATGGCGACAAGATCCTGCTGGAGTTTTGGTCCGGTTAGAAGAAGATCGTTTAAGGACTTTCCATTCGACGATCGGCGCGAAGCATTAAAGACCACACGAAGGCGAGTAGTTTCACTGCTTTCGCGGAAGACGGCATGATGCGGTATGTAATAACAATCTCTCGTGATTGGAGAAAGAAGATCGGCTTTTTTCATATGACCGAAAGAGGCGTATTCTGAAAGGAATTCGTGATACATTCGAAGTGTGGTTGTGTCGCGAGCTAAACGTCTTTCAAGCGCGCAGAAACTTTGTAGTGCTCCAGGCCGCGATTCTCCTAATTTAACTGGAGGTTCGGTTTTGAAAGGCAATCGAACTATATAGCGTCCGTTTGATGCACGGTAGTGTGTCGATTTGAAATGTAATTcgcattttttattttcaggcGTCATGAGAACGGGAGAAGAGAGGGCCTCGATTTCCCAGAACCTCCGCAGATCCTGGTCGAGGTCCTCCAGGACAGAGATATGGTGGATACCGACGGAGGAGGGAATGGAGGATTGTACTGGACCGGAGAGTATCCATCCCAGCACCGTATTCTGAGCAGTGGGAGTATACGCGGAACCCTTTCTCACTCCCGGCAGAAGGAGTTGCCCGTACAAGTCGGCTCCGATAATAACATCGATAGAATCCGCG includes the following:
- the LOC123988715 gene encoding uncharacterized protein LOC123988715; the protein is MHSLTRYVPSQKGAIINWSHLADLNLADEDPMSADSIDVIIGADLYGQLLLPGVRKGSAYTPTAQNTVLGWILSGPVQSSIPSSVGIHHISVLEDLDQDLRRFWEIEALSSPVLMTPENKKCELHFKSTHYRASNGRYIVRLPFKTEPPVKLGESRPGALQSFCALERRLARDTTTLRMYHEFLSEYASFGHMKKADLLSPITRDCYYIPHHAVFRESSETTRLRVVFNASRRSSNGKSLNDLLLTGPKLQQDLVAILIRWRQFQFVYTADVEKMYRQILIDPRDLDYQRILWRDSPILPVEEHQLLTVTYGTAPAPYLALRVLQQLAEDEGSPYPEAVSVLREQAYVDDFLFGGDSLESARQLRDQIIELLGKGGFSLRKWASNSSVLLSDINPQNHGLATSKSLKADESISVLGIIWNPALDQFHFKLAVPTEMPKTKRTILSTIAKLFDPLG